One stretch of Lysobacterales bacterium DNA includes these proteins:
- a CDS encoding AAA family ATPase: MNPIVTLSQKQLLDFLLNVAPVRPVFVWGAPGIGKSALVQNFADSVGLPCVSLLGSQLAPEDLIGVPQIIDGVSRFCPPAQIARTTPYCLFLDELNACSQEVQKAFYSLIHERRIGEYSLPAGSVVIGAGNRAQDAAIVRPMSSALLNRMVHVHLRAAYADWEEWAHGAGLHALVLDYLHARPDHLWNQPPKHEEPFSTPRSWHMLSDALSSYGESMTAAIVETLAYATLSPAHAQSFKSFYKQRNSQYRLEAILSGSVQWPHAPEDRDLLYFLAQGLRGRLLTELPQLKEEINSEARDLAHNAKARLKSLATISLEIAQVVVAREEGLALPDWFMVEVVRDLPRLIERKV, encoded by the coding sequence ATGAACCCCATCGTCACGCTCAGTCAGAAGCAGCTGCTCGACTTCCTGCTCAACGTCGCGCCCGTTCGGCCGGTATTTGTGTGGGGTGCGCCGGGCATCGGCAAGAGTGCGCTGGTGCAGAACTTCGCTGATTCGGTCGGACTTCCCTGCGTGTCCTTGCTGGGCAGCCAGCTCGCGCCGGAAGACCTGATCGGCGTGCCGCAGATTATCGATGGCGTGAGTCGCTTCTGTCCGCCCGCGCAGATTGCTCGCACGACGCCGTACTGCCTGTTCCTCGACGAGCTCAACGCCTGCTCGCAGGAAGTACAGAAGGCGTTCTACAGCCTGATCCACGAACGGCGCATCGGCGAGTACAGCCTGCCCGCTGGCTCGGTCGTCATCGGCGCCGGTAACCGCGCTCAAGACGCCGCGATCGTCCGGCCGATGTCCTCGGCCCTGCTCAACCGGATGGTGCACGTTCACCTGCGCGCGGCCTACGCCGACTGGGAAGAATGGGCGCATGGCGCCGGTCTGCACGCACTGGTCCTCGACTACCTGCACGCCCGGCCGGATCACCTCTGGAACCAGCCGCCCAAGCACGAGGAGCCGTTCTCCACACCGCGCTCCTGGCACATGCTCAGCGACGCTCTGTCCAGCTACGGCGAATCCATGACTGCCGCCATCGTCGAGACGCTTGCCTACGCCACGCTGTCACCGGCGCACGCCCAGTCCTTCAAGAGCTTCTACAAGCAGCGCAATTCGCAGTATCGGCTGGAGGCCATCCTCTCCGGCAGCGTGCAGTGGCCGCACGCGCCGGAGGATCGCGACCTGCTGTATTTCCTGGCGCAGGGTCTGCGCGGCCGGCTGCTGACCGAACTGCCGCAACTCAAGGAAGAGATCAACAGCGAAGCCCGCGACCTGGCCCACAATGCCAAGGCGCGATTGAAGTCGCTGGCGACCATCAGCCTGGAAATCGCCCAAGTGGTGGTTGCCCGCGAAGAAGGCCTCGCGCTGCCCGATTGGTTCATGGTCGAGGTAGTGCGCGACCTGCCGCGACTGATCGAACGCAAGGTGTAG
- a CDS encoding tyrosine-type recombinase/integrase, with protein sequence MKFAFNKSAIEALKPEAKRRWYGDTKVRGLMLAVHPTGRKQFYLNRRIGRGMEKIALGPFPDLAVDAARRKAEQLNSQIAEGENPAESARSERSCETLAGAFELYYERHARRKKRSHEGDRSLWRLYLSKLGSKRLNEIRRRDIADLHAEIGQDHPAVANRVLNLASSVFGRLYEWDIWTGPNPCKGVRRNRERPRDRYLRGAELRRFLAALDAEPCDTTRDLMLIALLTGARQGNVLSMRWEELDLDEAEWIIPAHKHKGGDAQILPLAPEAVVILRHRFATTTSPWVFPALRADSDSGHYRGIPNAWKRILLRTEAIGLAELIAERRNVTVDSVKEEIWQLVATSRSKHAMKRSHQSATDAVMVELREEVRQLGLDPAMVAVRDLRMHDLRRTLASWQMKTGATLYVASQSLGHKDLKTTTGYARLDSTAIREAMHRAGAAMLALRGPG encoded by the coding sequence ATGAAATTCGCGTTCAACAAGTCTGCAATCGAGGCCCTGAAGCCCGAGGCGAAGCGTCGTTGGTATGGCGACACCAAGGTGCGCGGGCTGATGCTCGCCGTGCATCCGACTGGTCGCAAGCAGTTCTACCTGAACCGGCGGATCGGCCGGGGCATGGAGAAGATCGCGCTCGGCCCGTTTCCCGACCTCGCGGTCGACGCCGCTCGACGCAAGGCCGAACAGCTGAATTCGCAGATCGCCGAAGGGGAAAACCCGGCCGAGTCCGCCCGCAGCGAACGCAGCTGCGAGACCCTGGCCGGAGCGTTCGAGCTCTACTACGAGCGCCATGCGCGGAGAAAGAAGCGGTCCCACGAGGGCGACCGGTCGCTCTGGCGGCTCTATCTGTCGAAGCTCGGAAGCAAGCGTCTCAATGAGATTCGGCGCCGCGACATCGCCGACCTGCATGCGGAAATCGGACAGGACCACCCCGCCGTGGCCAACCGGGTACTGAACCTCGCCTCGTCAGTTTTTGGGCGTCTCTATGAATGGGATATCTGGACCGGTCCGAATCCCTGCAAGGGCGTCCGCCGCAACCGGGAGCGGCCGCGCGACCGGTACCTGCGCGGCGCCGAATTGCGTCGATTCCTAGCCGCCCTCGACGCGGAGCCATGCGACACGACGCGCGACCTGATGCTGATCGCGTTGCTCACGGGCGCCCGCCAGGGCAACGTGCTGTCGATGCGCTGGGAAGAGCTCGATCTCGATGAGGCGGAGTGGATCATCCCGGCGCACAAACACAAGGGCGGCGATGCGCAGATCCTGCCGCTGGCACCCGAAGCAGTCGTCATCCTGCGTCACCGCTTCGCAACGACGACATCCCCCTGGGTTTTCCCCGCCCTTCGCGCCGACAGCGACAGCGGTCATTACCGCGGCATACCGAATGCGTGGAAGCGCATCCTGCTGCGAACCGAAGCCATCGGCCTGGCCGAACTGATCGCCGAGCGCCGCAATGTCACGGTCGACTCGGTCAAGGAGGAGATCTGGCAACTCGTCGCCACGAGTCGCAGCAAGCATGCGATGAAGCGAAGTCATCAATCTGCGACCGATGCGGTCATGGTCGAACTGCGCGAGGAAGTGCGGCAACTCGGCCTTGACCCAGCCATGGTCGCTGTTCGGGACCTCCGCATGCACGATCTGCGCCGCACGCTGGCCAGCTGGCAAATGAAAACCGGCGCCACGCTATACGTCGCATCGCAGTCACTGGGCCACAAGGACCTGAAGACGACGACCGGATACGCACGCCTGGACTCAACGGCGATTCGGGAAGCGATGCATCGGGCTGGCGCGGCCATGCTGGCGCTTCGCGGGCCTGGCTGA
- a CDS encoding type II toxin-antitoxin system HipA family toxin has translation MKRTIDVFLGDISRQVGTLRFEAQGARQAAGFEYHPDWLAAPDRFPLEPGLPLVAGMQFHPAQRDGSLFHGVIADTEPDGWGRKVILRDSVKRRQQSRKAGTATESGPLNHLDFLLAVDDLSRMGALRFRDEDGNFQRRPEARSAPPLIELGALLSASRAVEMQAETAADLAFLRGRGTSLGGLRPKCSVIDDDGRLSIGKFPSVADDRPVTQGEVLALRLAKAAGIDAAAARLVDSDGLPVALIRRFDRTDDGRRLLYVSAATMLGADSSDGTEHSYTEIVDALRQHGAQPQADIEEIWRRIAFSILITNVDDHLHNHGFLHQQLGQWRLAPAFDVNPFPERVRELKTWISEDSGPEASIDALMAVTPYFRIDQRTARRILGEVERAVSLWREVGRTLGMLDRELEPFAGAFEHPERNAARAVIG, from the coding sequence ATGAAGCGGACGATCGATGTCTTTCTCGGTGACATTTCACGGCAAGTCGGTACCCTGCGCTTCGAGGCACAGGGGGCGCGCCAGGCGGCCGGTTTCGAGTATCACCCGGACTGGTTGGCCGCACCGGATCGATTCCCGCTCGAGCCGGGCTTGCCGCTGGTGGCCGGCATGCAGTTCCATCCGGCGCAGCGCGATGGCTCGCTGTTTCATGGCGTGATCGCGGATACCGAGCCGGACGGTTGGGGGCGCAAGGTCATCCTCCGCGACTCCGTGAAGCGGCGGCAGCAATCCAGGAAGGCAGGCACCGCGACGGAGTCGGGCCCTCTGAACCATCTCGATTTCCTGCTGGCAGTCGATGACCTGAGCCGCATGGGCGCGCTGCGTTTCCGGGACGAGGACGGGAATTTCCAGCGCAGGCCCGAAGCGCGCAGTGCACCGCCACTTATCGAGCTGGGCGCGCTGCTCTCGGCCTCCCGTGCCGTGGAAATGCAGGCGGAGACTGCGGCAGATCTCGCCTTCCTGCGAGGCCGCGGCACCTCGTTGGGCGGTTTGCGCCCCAAGTGCTCAGTTATCGACGACGACGGGCGGCTGTCGATCGGAAAGTTTCCCAGCGTCGCCGACGATCGGCCAGTTACCCAGGGCGAAGTGCTGGCATTGCGCTTGGCCAAGGCGGCTGGCATCGATGCTGCCGCAGCAAGGCTGGTCGACAGCGACGGCCTGCCCGTGGCCCTGATCCGCCGTTTCGATCGCACCGACGACGGCCGCCGCCTGCTTTACGTTTCCGCCGCGACCATGCTCGGCGCCGACAGCAGCGACGGCACGGAGCATTCCTACACCGAGATCGTCGATGCGTTGCGACAACACGGCGCTCAGCCGCAGGCCGACATCGAGGAGATCTGGAGGCGCATCGCGTTTTCCATCCTCATCACCAATGTTGATGACCACCTGCACAACCATGGCTTCCTGCATCAGCAGCTCGGGCAATGGCGGCTGGCGCCGGCCTTCGATGTGAATCCCTTCCCCGAGCGCGTCCGCGAGCTCAAGACCTGGATCTCCGAAGACTCCGGCCCCGAGGCCTCGATCGACGCGCTGATGGCGGTCACCCCCTACTTCCGCATTGACCAACGAACTGCCCGGCGGATCCTGGGCGAAGTGGAGCGAGCAGTAAGCCTATGGCGTGAAGTTGGGCGCACCCTGGGTATGCTCGACCGCGAACTGGAGCCGTTCGCCGGCGCCTTCGAGCATCCGGAGCGCAATGCCGCGCGAGCAGTCATCGGCTGA
- a CDS encoding helix-turn-helix transcriptional regulator encodes MRSAVTDTLPPKVGRSLGKLGADLRDARRKRHLTVAMMVERVGVSKATYQRVEKGDPSVSMGVYAMALFVLGFPSALGEIADSRRDDTGLLLDARRLPQRIRPKKAPEAP; translated from the coding sequence CGGTGACAGACACGCTGCCTCCCAAAGTTGGCCGCTCGCTGGGAAAGCTGGGCGCGGACCTGCGCGACGCCCGCCGCAAGCGCCATCTGACCGTGGCGATGATGGTCGAGCGGGTCGGTGTATCCAAGGCCACCTACCAGCGCGTTGAAAAGGGTGACCCCAGCGTATCCATGGGTGTGTACGCGATGGCCCTGTTTGTCCTTGGCTTCCCCAGCGCGCTGGGCGAGATTGCCGACAGCCGTCGCGATGACACCGGGCTGCTGCTCGATGCACGCCGCCTGCCCCAGCGCATCAGGCCCAAGAAAGCGCCGGAAGCGCCATGA